One Thermodesulfobacteriota bacterium genomic region harbors:
- a CDS encoding sensor histidine kinase, which produces MRKKESLHDLLVHDLGGPISIINSDLTNLLFKEERYGKLTEEQKKVLKRTLRNAKKAQYLLSEMVEALKSEEGRFDGSYFSVKDAIKEALIEVLDLQLPELAERLYLCQDDENFISELQNACIFVTIEGRYLNEDFFHDRTKVLQIMRNLFSNALKYRRKNVVINVFGDRDLYIQVEDDGPGITQEKKECIFKRFAHMGLKKDGNVEGLGFGLSCVKVILERARGDIQIHSEEEKGTKFIVRIPPLK; this is translated from the coding sequence GTGCGAAAGAAAGAAAGTCTACACGATCTTCTTGTCCACGACCTTGGGGGTCCTATCTCTATAATCAATAGTGACCTTACAAACCTTCTCTTTAAGGAAGAGAGGTACGGAAAACTCACAGAAGAGCAGAAAAAAGTGCTCAAAAGGACTCTAAGAAATGCAAAAAAGGCGCAGTATCTCCTTTCAGAGATGGTGGAGGCTTTAAAATCCGAAGAGGGAAGATTTGACGGTTCTTACTTTTCTGTCAAAGACGCGATAAAAGAAGCACTCATAGAAGTACTCGATCTGCAACTTCCTGAATTGGCGGAAAGGCTTTATCTTTGTCAGGACGACGAAAATTTCATATCCGAGCTCCAAAATGCTTGCATATTTGTGACAATTGAGGGAAGGTATTTAAATGAAGACTTCTTCCACGATCGTACAAAGGTGTTGCAAATTATGAGGAATCTCTTTAGTAACGCACTTAAGTACAGAAGAAAGAATGTCGTGATCAACGTTTTTGGCGATAGGGACTTATATATTCAAGTCGAAGACGATGGTCCTGGCATAACCCAGGAAAAAAAGGAATGTATATTTAAAAGGTTCGCTCATATGGGTCTGAAAAAAGATGGTAATGTGGAAGGATTGGGTTTCGGGTTGAGTTGTGTTAAAGTCATCTTAGAAAGAGCAAGAGGAGATATTCAGATACACAGTGAAGAGGAGAAAGGGACAAAATTTATCGTCCGCATCCCACCTTTAAAGTAA
- a CDS encoding sigma-54 dependent transcriptional regulator translates to MANVLVIEDERLQRELLCHLLRQDGYTVYEAEKAYDGLEIVKRLPIDFCILDLRLPDIDGVTLVRELKKEDPELSIIIVTAYGSVESAVQALKSGAEDYLTKPINFEDLLIKLKKLEEKRALISENRILRETLKERLKTEDFIFESVSMKEVASLIVRVAKTDSTCLIEGESGVGKEVVVDLMHALSDRAKHPLVKVNCAAFPETLLESELFGYERGAFTGAYQRKPGKFELAQKGTIFLDEIGDMPLSIQAKLLRVIQNREIHPLGSIRPIKVDVRILAATNKNLEELIKKGLFREDLYFRLNVIRIYIPPLRERKEDIPPLVEHFIKKYSLKHKKNIKGISREARDTLLKHDYPGNVRELENIIERAVVLTRDEYIKTEDLFGLPQSSKLEQKTTLREFTESIEKSMIIKALDESNWIQTKAAKILGLSERMLRYKMKKYGIEKEKP, encoded by the coding sequence ATGGCTAATGTACTCGTTATAGAAGATGAAAGACTCCAAAGGGAGCTCCTTTGCCACCTTTTAAGACAGGATGGGTACACAGTCTACGAAGCAGAAAAGGCCTACGATGGATTGGAGATAGTAAAAAGGTTACCTATCGATTTTTGCATTCTCGATCTTAGGCTTCCTGACATAGACGGGGTCACTCTCGTGAGAGAACTCAAAAAAGAGGACCCCGAACTGAGTATCATAATTGTAACTGCTTACGGAAGTGTAGAGAGTGCTGTTCAGGCATTAAAATCCGGCGCAGAGGATTATCTAACAAAACCTATAAACTTCGAAGATCTACTGATAAAACTGAAAAAGTTAGAAGAAAAAAGAGCTCTCATTTCGGAAAACAGAATCCTAAGGGAGACGTTGAAGGAAAGACTCAAAACCGAGGACTTCATTTTTGAAAGCGTAAGCATGAAGGAGGTGGCAAGCCTAATAGTAAGGGTTGCAAAAACTGATTCCACATGTCTTATAGAAGGCGAAAGCGGCGTGGGGAAAGAGGTAGTTGTTGATCTTATGCATGCGTTGAGTGATAGGGCTAAGCACCCGCTCGTGAAGGTTAACTGCGCAGCTTTTCCAGAAACATTGCTAGAAAGTGAGCTATTTGGATATGAGAGAGGGGCGTTCACCGGTGCATACCAAAGAAAGCCTGGAAAATTTGAATTGGCACAGAAAGGAACCATTTTTCTTGACGAAATTGGTGATATGCCGCTTTCTATACAGGCAAAGCTTCTAAGGGTGATCCAAAACAGAGAGATTCACCCACTTGGTTCTATAAGGCCGATAAAGGTTGATGTGAGAATTCTTGCCGCAACTAATAAAAACTTAGAAGAGCTTATTAAAAAAGGGTTATTCCGTGAGGACCTCTACTTTAGACTGAACGTGATAAGGATATACATTCCGCCTTTGAGAGAAAGAAAAGAGGACATACCGCCCCTTGTTGAGCATTTCATAAAAAAATATAGTTTGAAGCATAAAAAGAACATAAAAGGCATATCGAGGGAAGCAAGAGACACTCTTTTGAAACACGACTATCCCGGAAATGTGAGAGAACTCGAAAACATAATTGAACGGGCAGTAGTTCTCACAAGGGACGAGTACATAAAGACAGAGGACCTTTTTGGGCTTCCTCAAAGCTCTAAATTGGAGCAAAAAACAACACTTAGAGAATTTACCGAATCTATCGAAAAAAGCATGATAATTAAGGCCTTAGATGAAAGTAACTGGATTCAGACGAAGGCTGCGAAGATTTTAGGGTTAAGTGAAAGAATGTTGAGGTACAAGATGAAAAAGTACGGGATCGAGAAGGAGAAACCTTAA
- a CDS encoding ATP-binding protein, protein MFNFTARKRSVYLFCILCALFGIVVFIGYAQIANIKKSMEDLLVKEAEIIHRHLAREIDLTFGYLDLIEHSNIFLTQAFLDLITYEEVLIEELLDEVIKAFQEKRDAPVATYTIFDSKGFPIERKGKIKDETDLLKSLLSGKDRILFKMKEKGSYVILGFNFQDRIVILSLTKDEMLELKRKSILKKIVEREMERLKLKGINIYDADGRPYYIACQSHDGLYRYFKRLESNYFRGYSVEILLTRNIIDETIKRMSFMVVFTLFLLLGISLLAISAILFFEKRLKIKMIEIEKEKARNERLMSLGLLSSAMAHEIRNPLNAISLSLKRLGRDFLPNDSRRVEFERFLGAVEDEVLRINRIVEEFIVVSKKETKEENLDLKVLMDDIILVLEEKAKMRGVELQNLVPPGLKISGRRQKLKQAFINVILNGIEATENGGFVKIDARKTDKGLVISIKDSGCGIDREDLEKIFEYHYSTKEKGLGLGLPISYAIFKDHGAEIKVESMKGKGTKVSILFPN, encoded by the coding sequence ATGTTTAACTTCACTGCGAGAAAAAGATCGGTCTATCTTTTTTGTATCCTTTGTGCACTTTTTGGAATTGTCGTGTTTATTGGTTATGCTCAGATTGCCAACATAAAAAAGAGTATGGAAGATCTTCTCGTCAAAGAAGCCGAAATCATACACCGCCATTTGGCCCGGGAGATAGACTTAACTTTTGGGTACCTCGACCTTATAGAACACTCGAACATTTTTTTAACCCAGGCATTTCTCGATCTTATAACCTACGAGGAGGTACTAATCGAGGAACTTCTTGATGAGGTGATAAAAGCATTTCAAGAAAAAAGAGATGCTCCCGTAGCCACATACACCATTTTTGATTCAAAAGGATTTCCCATAGAAAGAAAGGGAAAGATAAAGGACGAAACTGACCTTTTAAAAAGTCTGCTTTCGGGAAAGGATCGTATTCTTTTTAAAATGAAGGAAAAGGGATCCTATGTGATTTTGGGCTTTAATTTTCAAGATAGGATAGTGATTCTATCTCTCACTAAAGATGAAATGCTCGAGCTGAAAAGAAAATCGATATTAAAAAAAATTGTCGAAAGAGAGATGGAAAGATTGAAGCTCAAAGGCATCAATATTTACGATGCGGATGGCCGGCCTTATTACATAGCTTGCCAGTCTCATGACGGACTTTACAGGTACTTTAAAAGGCTTGAATCAAATTACTTTAGGGGTTATTCGGTAGAGATTCTACTTACTCGAAACATCATAGACGAAACAATAAAAAGAATGAGTTTTATGGTGGTATTTACGCTATTCCTCCTCCTTGGCATAAGTTTGCTTGCAATCTCTGCTATACTTTTCTTTGAGAAGCGACTAAAAATTAAGATGATCGAGATCGAAAAAGAAAAGGCTAGAAACGAAAGGCTTATGTCCCTTGGGTTACTCTCATCCGCCATGGCTCATGAAATAAGAAATCCACTAAACGCTATCTCCCTATCTTTGAAAAGGCTAGGAAGAGATTTTCTGCCAAATGACTCACGCAGAGTGGAATTCGAGAGGTTTCTCGGGGCGGTGGAAGATGAAGTACTAAGGATAAATCGAATTGTTGAGGAGTTTATCGTGGTTTCTAAAAAGGAGACGAAAGAGGAGAATCTCGATTTAAAAGTTCTCATGGATGACATTATCCTAGTTCTTGAGGAGAAGGCAAAAATGAGAGGGGTAGAGCTTCAAAATCTTGTCCCGCCAGGCCTCAAAATATCAGGTCGGAGGCAAAAACTCAAACAGGCCTTTATAAACGTTATCTTGAATGGAATAGAGGCCACAGAAAACGGTGGTTTTGTAAAAATCGACGCAAGAAAGACAGACAAGGGTCTTGTGATTTCCATAAAGGATAGTGGCTGCGGAATAGATCGTGAGGATCTAGAAAAGATATTCGAGTACCACTACTCAACGAAGGAAAAGGGGCTAGGACTTGGACTCCCAATATCTTACGCGATTTTTAAAGACCACGGAGCCGAAATAAAGGTTGAAAGTATGAAAGGGAAAGGAACAAAAGTTTCCATCCTATTTCCCAATTAG